The Anopheles marshallii chromosome X, idAnoMarsDA_429_01, whole genome shotgun sequence genome includes a window with the following:
- the LOC128713702 gene encoding probable phosphorylase b kinase regulatory subunit alpha isoform X2, translated as MRSRSNSGVRLDYYQRIVHRLIMRHQQPVTGLFPASPQTQHAWIRDNVYCILAVWGLSMAYKKIADQDEDRAKAYELEQCCVKLMRGLLMAMMNQKEKVERFKTSQNPLDSLHAKYSSRNGQIVVGDSEWGHLQIDAISLYLLILAQMTASGLQIVFSLDEVAFIQNLVFYIESAYCIPDYGIWERGDKSNHGQPELNASSIGMAKAALEAMNELDLFGARGGSGSVIHVLADEAHKCQAVLQSMLPRESNSKELDAGLLSVVGFPAFACDDPQLIETTQEAIITRLQGRYGCKRFLRDGYKTPKEDNTRLYYERWELRMFEKIECEWPLFFCYLILNKAFQNDKQAVTEYSQKLEEILVKTEEGMKLIPELYAVPEKAVAAEYQAPGSQQRVVVGRCPFLWGQSLYILGKLLQEGFLAVGELDPLNRRLGAQKKPDVVVQVVILAEDNDIRDKLAEHGIQVQTIADVAPIEVQPARVLSHLYTYLGRNKKLGLSGRKSRDVGILSTSKLYSLKDRIFAFTPQIFDHDEYYTSRDPALLASNFTDILAFLSYSWRHLLGRPTITLMATHWLLDNNKVPLAMIQTMKKLKSGYISGTRVILGNLGDFINTSAITDLSFLGSQEDGYPDKLNPAVQAYLDEHLLRSFSHRASTTSIRSSGLRPKNLRRRMSVKGAIKKTRSINVDSETLGMEGNVTERRLSHVTPQWLEPNQTTIESVPTKWTTYISPLFFFFSVPKIHIQPLPRHRPTTETNFENTEVEELIAMLRETENLEEQGDILQHLVDTQGLDFNTGMLEEGRVVTVRGLLKGLYEKACQQKMWGLVRHTAGMLGKRVEDLAKAVTDLLVRQKQVTVGMPPNSEHTITAPLPEMELRSVIHEAYGDDESTAMLSQELLVYLAMFIRTEPQLFHEMLRLRVGLIIQVMAKELSRTLNCDGEQASEHLLNLSPFEMKNLLHHILSGKEFAINSVARGNISIVSCKSSRVSKKSQIGIGEPENAEGSLIDDRQGQWLRRRRLDGALNRVPRDFYPRVWTVLERCSGLAIEGRILNQSLTQEMTPNELKFALEVETALNTIPQPEYRQLVVEALMVLTLVTEHNILASIGTIIYVEHLVHRANQLFLEDQRKSHGDAMLCCAKNKDIRETTTAGLLLCGGAAYICQHLYDSAPSGSYGTMTYMARAVASVLELPKHGDMDCTIS; from the exons ATGCGTAGCCGGAGCAATTCTGGGGTTCGCCTCGACTATTACCAGCGGATAGTGCATCGGCTCATCATGCGCCATCAGCAACCGGTGACCGGGCTCTTTCCGGCCAGCCCACAAACCCAGCATGCTTGG ATACGCGACAACGTGTACTGCATTCTGGCCGTATGGGGCCTATCGATGGCGTATAAAAAGATCGCCGACCAAGACGAGGACCGTGCGAAAGCGTACGAGCTGGAACAGTGCTGCGTGAAGCTGATGCGCGGCCTGCTGATGGCTATGATGAACCAGAAGGAAAAGGTGGAACGGTTTAAAACGTCCCAGAATCCGCTGGACTCGCTCCATGCGAAGTACTCCAGCCGCAACGGCCAAATTGTGGTGGGTGACAGCGAATGGGGCCACCTGCAGATTGATGCCATTTCGCTGTACCTGCTCATCCTCGCGCAGATGACGGCATCCGGGCTGCAGATCGTGTTCTCGCTCGACGAGGTCGCGTTCATACAGAACCTGGTGTTTTACATCGAGTCGGCGTACTGTATCCCGGACTACGGTATCTGGGAGCGGGGTGACAAATCGAACCACGGCCAGCCGGAGCTAAATGCTAGCTCGATCGGTATGGCCAAGGCGGCACTGGAAGCGATGAACGAACTCGATCTGTTCGGCGCCCGTGGTGGATCTGGTTCCGTCATACATGTGCTGGCGGACGAGGCACACAAATGTCAAGCGGTGCTGCAATCGATGCTGCCTCGCGAATCTAACAGCAAAGAGCTGGATGCGGGTCTTCTCTCCGTCGTCGGTTTTCCAGCATTCGCCTGTGACGATCCACAGCTAATCGAAACCACGCAGGAAGCGATCATAACGCGACTTCAGGGCCGGTACGGCTGCAAACGGTTCTTGCGCGATGGGTACAAAACACCGAAGGAGGACAACACGCGCCTCTACTACGAACGCTGGGAGTTACGGATGTTTGAGAAGATTGAGTGTGAGTGGCCACTGTTCTTCTGCTACCTGATACTGAACAAAGCGTTCCAGAACGATAAGCAAGCGGTCACAGAGTACTCGCAGAAGCTTGAGGAAATACTCGTCAAAACGGAGGAGGGCATGAAGTTGATACCGGAGCTGTACGCCGTACCGGAAAAGGCGGTGGCAGCAGAATATCAAGCACCCGGCAGCCAGCAGCGGGTCGTCGTTGGACGTTGCCCATTTCTTTGGGGCCAGTCACTCTACATACTGGGAAAGTTACTGCAGGAG GGTTTCCTTGCTGTCGGTGAGTTGGATCCGCTAAATCGGCGGCTCGGTGCACAGAAAAAACCGGACGTGGTGGTGCAGGTCGTTATACTGGCGGAGGATAACGATATACGGGATAAGCTCGCCGAGCACGGCATCCAGGTGCAGACGATCGCGGACGTAGCTCCGATCGAAGTGCAGCCGGCCCGTGTACTTAGCCACCTGTACACGTACCTTGGGCGCAATAAAAAGCTCGGCCTGTCCGGCCGTAAATCACGTGACGTTGGCATCCTCAGCACGAGCAAGCTTTACTCACTGAAGGATCGCATCTTTGCGTTTACGCCTCAG ATATTCGATCATGACGAGTACTATACATCGCGCGATCCCGCCCTGCTGGCGAGCAATTTCACCGACATACTAGCCTTCCTTAGCTATAGCTGGCGCCATCTGCTCGGTCGACCTACGATCACACTGATGGCAACCCATTGGCTCTTAG ACAACAACAAAGTACCGCTAGCAATGATCCAAACGATGAAGAAGTTGAAATCGGGCTACATCAGCGGTACCCGTGTCATACTGGGCAATTTGGGCGATTTCATCAACACGTCCGCAATTACGGATCTAAGCTTTCTCGGCAGCCAGGAGGATGGCTACCCCGACA AGCTGAACCCGGCCGTGCAGGCCTACCTAGACGAGCATCTGCTGCGTTCGTTCAGCCACCGTGCATCGACCACCTCGATTCGTTCTTCAGGACTTCGACCGAAGAATTTGCGCCGCCGCATGTCCGTGAAGGGTGCGATCAAGAAAACGCGTTCGATCAACGTCGACT CGGAAACGCTCGGCATGGAAGGTAATGTAACGGAGCGACGCCTTTCGCACGTTACGCCACAATGGTtggaaccaaaccaaacaaccatCG AGAGTGTACCAACTAAATGGACAACTTATATATCtcctcttttcttttttttttcagtgccAAAGATACACATCCAGCCGCTACCGAGACATCGGCCCACGACGGAGACTAACTTTGAGAATACCGAGGTGGAGGAGCTGATTGCCATGCTCCGGGAGACGGAGAATCTCGAGGAGCAGGGTGACATTTTGCAACATCTCGTCGATACGCAGGGGCTCGATTTTAACACCG GCATGCTGGAGGAGGGCAGGGTCGTGACGGTGCGCGGTCTGCTGAAGGGCCTGTACGAGAAAGCGTGCCAGCAGAAGATGTGGGGCCTGGTGCGCCACACTGCCGGTATGCTCGGCAAGCGTGTCGAGGATCTGGCGAAGGCCGTCACCGATCTGCTCGTACGCCAGAAACAG GTTACTGTTGGTATGCCGCCGAACAGCGAACACACGATTACGGCACCGCTGCCCGAGATGGAGCTACGGTCGGTGATACACGAGGCGTACGGTGACGACGAGAGTACCGCCATGCTGTCCCAGGAGCTGCTCGTCTATCTCGCAATGTTTATCCGTACCGAGCCGCAGCTGTTTCACGAGATGCTTCGACTGCGCGTCGGCCTCATCATACAGGTGATGGCGAAGGAGCTATCCCGCACGCTCAACTGTGACGGCGAGCAGGCATCCGAGCATCTGCTGAACCTGTCACCGTTCGAGATGAAGAACCTGCTGCACCACATCCTCAGCGGCAAGGAGTTTGCGATCAACAGCGTTGCCCGGGGCAACATATCGATCGTGAGCTGCAAATCGAGCCGCGTCAGCAAGAAGAGCCAGATCGGTATCGGTGAGCCGGAAAATGCGGAAGGTTCGCTGATTGACGACCGGCAGGGCCAGTGGCTAAGACGCCGCCGGCTCGACGGTGCACTGAACAGGGTGCCGCGCGATTTCTATCCACGCGTCTGGACCGTGCTCGAGCGGTGCAGTGGGCTTGCGATCGAGGGCCGCATACTGAACCAAAGCCTCACGCAGGAGATGACACCGAACGAGCTGAAGTTTGCGCTCGAGGTGGAGACGGCACTGAATACGATACCGCAGCCCGAGTACCGGCAGCTGGTGGTGGAAGCGCTGATGGTGCTGACGCTCGTCACCGAGCACAACATACTCGCGTCGATCGGTACGATCATCTACGTGGAGCATCTGGTGCACCGGGCGAATCAGCTGTTTCTCGAGGATCAGCGCAAAAGCCACGGCGATGCGATGCTGTGCTGCGCGAAGAACAAGGACATCCGGGAAACGACCACCGCCGGGTTGCTGCTGTGCGGCGGTGCCGCCTACATCTGTCAGCATCTGTACGACAGTGCACCGAGCGGTAGCTACGGTACGATGACCTACATGGCCCGGGCAGTTGCCTCCGTGCTCGAACTACCGAAGCACGGCGATATGGATTGTACCATCTCGTAA
- the LOC128713702 gene encoding probable phosphorylase b kinase regulatory subunit alpha isoform X1, which produces MRSRSNSGVRLDYYQRIVHRLIMRHQQPVTGLFPASPQTQHAWIRDNVYCILAVWGLSMAYKKIADQDEDRAKAYELEQCCVKLMRGLLMAMMNQKEKVERFKTSQNPLDSLHAKYSSRNGQIVVGDSEWGHLQIDAISLYLLILAQMTASGLQIVFSLDEVAFIQNLVFYIESAYCIPDYGIWERGDKSNHGQPELNASSIGMAKAALEAMNELDLFGARGGSGSVIHVLADEAHKCQAVLQSMLPRESNSKELDAGLLSVVGFPAFACDDPQLIETTQEAIITRLQGRYGCKRFLRDGYKTPKEDNTRLYYERWELRMFEKIECEWPLFFCYLILNKAFQNDKQAVTEYSQKLEEILVKTEEGMKLIPELYAVPEKAVAAEYQAPGSQQRVVVGRCPFLWGQSLYILGKLLQEGFLAVGELDPLNRRLGAQKKPDVVVQVVILAEDNDIRDKLAEHGIQVQTIADVAPIEVQPARVLSHLYTYLGRNKKLGLSGRKSRDVGILSTSKLYSLKDRIFAFTPQFSDVNRFYIASDNELMIDLLKGEINFLKSAWQNLLGRPLLTLVLKTVHLDNNKVPLAMIQTMKKLKSGYISGTRVILGNLGDFINTSAITDLSFLGSQEDGYPDKLNPAVQAYLDEHLLRSFSHRASTTSIRSSGLRPKNLRRRMSVKGAIKKTRSINVDSETLGMEGNVTERRLSHVTPQWLEPNQTTIGATATSTTGTTASGGSPTSRDPSPNTQAQPRYGERVSLDDDGKKLHIQTSATAAMPKIHIQPLPRHRPTTETNFENTEVEELIAMLRETENLEEQGDILQHLVDTQGLDFNTELTAGVNEDSPSQGMLEEGRVVTVRGLLKGLYEKACQQKMWGLVRHTAGMLGKRVEDLAKAVTDLLVRQKQVTVGMPPNSEHTITAPLPEMELRSVIHEAYGDDESTAMLSQELLVYLAMFIRTEPQLFHEMLRLRVGLIIQVMAKELSRTLNCDGEQASEHLLNLSPFEMKNLLHHILSGKEFAINSVARGNISIVSCKSSRVSKKSQIGIGEPENAEGSLIDDRQGQWLRRRRLDGALNRVPRDFYPRVWTVLERCSGLAIEGRILNQSLTQEMTPNELKFALEVETALNTIPQPEYRQLVVEALMVLTLVTEHNILASIGTIIYVEHLVHRANQLFLEDQRKSHGDAMLCCAKNKDIRETTTAGLLLCGGAAYICQHLYDSAPSGSYGTMTYMARAVASVLELPKHGDMDCTIS; this is translated from the exons ATGCGTAGCCGGAGCAATTCTGGGGTTCGCCTCGACTATTACCAGCGGATAGTGCATCGGCTCATCATGCGCCATCAGCAACCGGTGACCGGGCTCTTTCCGGCCAGCCCACAAACCCAGCATGCTTGG ATACGCGACAACGTGTACTGCATTCTGGCCGTATGGGGCCTATCGATGGCGTATAAAAAGATCGCCGACCAAGACGAGGACCGTGCGAAAGCGTACGAGCTGGAACAGTGCTGCGTGAAGCTGATGCGCGGCCTGCTGATGGCTATGATGAACCAGAAGGAAAAGGTGGAACGGTTTAAAACGTCCCAGAATCCGCTGGACTCGCTCCATGCGAAGTACTCCAGCCGCAACGGCCAAATTGTGGTGGGTGACAGCGAATGGGGCCACCTGCAGATTGATGCCATTTCGCTGTACCTGCTCATCCTCGCGCAGATGACGGCATCCGGGCTGCAGATCGTGTTCTCGCTCGACGAGGTCGCGTTCATACAGAACCTGGTGTTTTACATCGAGTCGGCGTACTGTATCCCGGACTACGGTATCTGGGAGCGGGGTGACAAATCGAACCACGGCCAGCCGGAGCTAAATGCTAGCTCGATCGGTATGGCCAAGGCGGCACTGGAAGCGATGAACGAACTCGATCTGTTCGGCGCCCGTGGTGGATCTGGTTCCGTCATACATGTGCTGGCGGACGAGGCACACAAATGTCAAGCGGTGCTGCAATCGATGCTGCCTCGCGAATCTAACAGCAAAGAGCTGGATGCGGGTCTTCTCTCCGTCGTCGGTTTTCCAGCATTCGCCTGTGACGATCCACAGCTAATCGAAACCACGCAGGAAGCGATCATAACGCGACTTCAGGGCCGGTACGGCTGCAAACGGTTCTTGCGCGATGGGTACAAAACACCGAAGGAGGACAACACGCGCCTCTACTACGAACGCTGGGAGTTACGGATGTTTGAGAAGATTGAGTGTGAGTGGCCACTGTTCTTCTGCTACCTGATACTGAACAAAGCGTTCCAGAACGATAAGCAAGCGGTCACAGAGTACTCGCAGAAGCTTGAGGAAATACTCGTCAAAACGGAGGAGGGCATGAAGTTGATACCGGAGCTGTACGCCGTACCGGAAAAGGCGGTGGCAGCAGAATATCAAGCACCCGGCAGCCAGCAGCGGGTCGTCGTTGGACGTTGCCCATTTCTTTGGGGCCAGTCACTCTACATACTGGGAAAGTTACTGCAGGAG GGTTTCCTTGCTGTCGGTGAGTTGGATCCGCTAAATCGGCGGCTCGGTGCACAGAAAAAACCGGACGTGGTGGTGCAGGTCGTTATACTGGCGGAGGATAACGATATACGGGATAAGCTCGCCGAGCACGGCATCCAGGTGCAGACGATCGCGGACGTAGCTCCGATCGAAGTGCAGCCGGCCCGTGTACTTAGCCACCTGTACACGTACCTTGGGCGCAATAAAAAGCTCGGCCTGTCCGGCCGTAAATCACGTGACGTTGGCATCCTCAGCACGAGCAAGCTTTACTCACTGAAGGATCGCATCTTTGCGTTTACGCCTCAG TTCTCCGACGTGAACCGATTCTATATCGCTTCCGACAACGAGCTCATGATCGATCTGCTAAAGGGTGAAATTAACTTCCTAAAGTCAGCATGGCAGAATCTACTCGGCCGTCCGTTACTTACGCTGGTGCTGAAAACTGTACATCTAG ACAACAACAAAGTACCGCTAGCAATGATCCAAACGATGAAGAAGTTGAAATCGGGCTACATCAGCGGTACCCGTGTCATACTGGGCAATTTGGGCGATTTCATCAACACGTCCGCAATTACGGATCTAAGCTTTCTCGGCAGCCAGGAGGATGGCTACCCCGACA AGCTGAACCCGGCCGTGCAGGCCTACCTAGACGAGCATCTGCTGCGTTCGTTCAGCCACCGTGCATCGACCACCTCGATTCGTTCTTCAGGACTTCGACCGAAGAATTTGCGCCGCCGCATGTCCGTGAAGGGTGCGATCAAGAAAACGCGTTCGATCAACGTCGACT CGGAAACGCTCGGCATGGAAGGTAATGTAACGGAGCGACGCCTTTCGCACGTTACGCCACAATGGTtggaaccaaaccaaacaaccatCGGTGCTACCGCGACCAGCACTACCGGAACAACCGCGTCCGGTGGTTCGCCAACATCGCGCGACCCGTCACCAAATACCCAAGCGCAGCCACGGTACGGTGAGCGCGTGTCGCTCGATGACGATGGCAAAAAGCTGCACATACAAACGTCAGCAACAGCGGCCA tgccAAAGATACACATCCAGCCGCTACCGAGACATCGGCCCACGACGGAGACTAACTTTGAGAATACCGAGGTGGAGGAGCTGATTGCCATGCTCCGGGAGACGGAGAATCTCGAGGAGCAGGGTGACATTTTGCAACATCTCGTCGATACGCAGGGGCTCGATTTTAACACCG AGTTAACCGCGGGCGTTAATGAAGATTCCCCTTCCCAAGGCATGCTGGAGGAGGGCAGGGTCGTGACGGTGCGCGGTCTGCTGAAGGGCCTGTACGAGAAAGCGTGCCAGCAGAAGATGTGGGGCCTGGTGCGCCACACTGCCGGTATGCTCGGCAAGCGTGTCGAGGATCTGGCGAAGGCCGTCACCGATCTGCTCGTACGCCAGAAACAG GTTACTGTTGGTATGCCGCCGAACAGCGAACACACGATTACGGCACCGCTGCCCGAGATGGAGCTACGGTCGGTGATACACGAGGCGTACGGTGACGACGAGAGTACCGCCATGCTGTCCCAGGAGCTGCTCGTCTATCTCGCAATGTTTATCCGTACCGAGCCGCAGCTGTTTCACGAGATGCTTCGACTGCGCGTCGGCCTCATCATACAGGTGATGGCGAAGGAGCTATCCCGCACGCTCAACTGTGACGGCGAGCAGGCATCCGAGCATCTGCTGAACCTGTCACCGTTCGAGATGAAGAACCTGCTGCACCACATCCTCAGCGGCAAGGAGTTTGCGATCAACAGCGTTGCCCGGGGCAACATATCGATCGTGAGCTGCAAATCGAGCCGCGTCAGCAAGAAGAGCCAGATCGGTATCGGTGAGCCGGAAAATGCGGAAGGTTCGCTGATTGACGACCGGCAGGGCCAGTGGCTAAGACGCCGCCGGCTCGACGGTGCACTGAACAGGGTGCCGCGCGATTTCTATCCACGCGTCTGGACCGTGCTCGAGCGGTGCAGTGGGCTTGCGATCGAGGGCCGCATACTGAACCAAAGCCTCACGCAGGAGATGACACCGAACGAGCTGAAGTTTGCGCTCGAGGTGGAGACGGCACTGAATACGATACCGCAGCCCGAGTACCGGCAGCTGGTGGTGGAAGCGCTGATGGTGCTGACGCTCGTCACCGAGCACAACATACTCGCGTCGATCGGTACGATCATCTACGTGGAGCATCTGGTGCACCGGGCGAATCAGCTGTTTCTCGAGGATCAGCGCAAAAGCCACGGCGATGCGATGCTGTGCTGCGCGAAGAACAAGGACATCCGGGAAACGACCACCGCCGGGTTGCTGCTGTGCGGCGGTGCCGCCTACATCTGTCAGCATCTGTACGACAGTGCACCGAGCGGTAGCTACGGTACGATGACCTACATGGCCCGGGCAGTTGCCTCCGTGCTCGAACTACCGAAGCACGGCGATATGGATTGTACCATCTCGTAA